One part of the Glycine soja cultivar W05 chromosome 11, ASM419377v2, whole genome shotgun sequence genome encodes these proteins:
- the LOC114373533 gene encoding ACT domain-containing protein ACR8-like, with amino-acid sequence MEWPASTDEYEKLIIRMSTPRVVIDNSVCSSATLVKVDSARRHGILLDAVQVLTDLNLSIKKAYISADGKWFMDVFHVTDQNGNKIMDESVLKYIEQSLGNIHYGRTNRSNGLTALELTGSDRVGLLSEVFAVLADLQCDVADAKVWTHNGRIASLIYVKDCSSGSAIEDSQKINKIELRLRNVLKGDNDIRSAKMSVSMAVMHTERRLHQLMFVDRDYERTPILKLTSDNPLVTVQNWEGRGYSVVNVQCKDRTKLLFDIVCNLTDMEYVVFHATINTSGDRAYLEFYIRHKDGTPISSEPERQRVIQCLKAAVERRASEGVRLELCTEDRQGLLAEVMRTFRENGLNVTRAEISTIGNMATNIFYVTDAIGIPADSKIIESVRQKIGLSNLEVKELPLINHQEAEGEDQAVGIGGAVLLSIGSLLRRNLYHLGLIKSCS; translated from the exons ATGGAGTGGCCTGCGTCTACGGACGAATACGAAAAGCTCATAATACGGATGAGCACTCCCAG GGTTGTCATTGATAATTCCGTTTGCTCCTCAGCTACGCTAGTCAAG GTTGACAGCGCCAGAAGGCATGGTATTCTATTGGATGCAGTACAAGTGCTAACTGACCTCAACCTTTCAATTAAGAAAGCCTATATTTCAGCTGATGGCAAGTGGTTCATGGATG TTTTTCATGTCACTGATCAAAATGGAAACAAGATAATGGACGAgagtgttttaaaatatattgaacag TCACTTGGGAACATTCACTATGGGAGAACCAACCGCTCTAACGGCCTCACTGCGCTGGAATTAACAGGATCTGATCGAGTTGGTCTTTTATCGGAGGTGTTTGCTGTACTGGCTGATCTCCAATGCGATGTGGCTGATGCCAAGGTTTGGACACACAATGGCCGTATTGCCTCCTTAATCTATGTAAAAGATTGTAGTTCTGGGTCTGCTATTGAGGACTCTCAGAAAATTAATAAGATTGAATTGCGCTTAAGAAATGTTTTGAAGGGAGACAATGACATTAGAAGTGCAAAAATGTCTGTCTCTATGGCCGTGATGCACACTGAAAGAAGGCTACACCAATTGATGTTTGTTGACCGTGATTATGAGAGGACTCCAATTCTTAAATTGACTTCTGATAACCCATTGGTGACTGTCCAGAATTGGGAAGGAAGGGGTTATTCAGTTGTGAATGTTCAGTGCAAAGATCGAACCAAGCTGTTATTTGACATTGTATGCAATTTGACAGACATGGAATATGTTGTATTCCATGCAACTATTAACACTAGTGGTGACCGAGCTTACCTG GAATTTTATATAAGACACAAGGATGGGACTCCAATTAGTTCAGAACCAGAACGTCAACGTGTAATTCAATGCTTAAAAGCTGCTGTAGAGAGAAGGGCATCTGAG GGTGTTCGATTAGAGTTATGCACAGAAGACAGGCAGGGGCTTCTAGCGGAAGTAATGAGAACTTTCCGAGAGAATGGACTCAATGTGACCAGGGCTGAGATATCTACCATAGGGAATATGGCTACAAATATATTCTATGTAACGGATGCGATTGGAATTCCAGCTGATTCGAAAATTATCGAATCTGTTAGGCAGAAAATTGGGTTAAGCAATTTAGAAGTGAAGGAGTTGCCATTGATAAATCACCAGGAGGCAGAGGGAGAGGATCAAGCGGTTGGAATTGGTGGGGCAGTGCTGTTGTCCATTGGGAGCCTTTTGAGAAGGAATCTGTACCATTTGGGACTAATCAAATCATGTTCTTAA
- the LOC114375446 gene encoding probable protein cornichon homolog 2 isoform X2 yields the protein MLLCLADLEFDYINPYDSSARINMVVLPEYITQAVLCCFYLLTKHWILALFFLPYLFHNVRLYRQGRHLVDVTEIFNLLTWEKKQRLVKLFYLVFTLFLSVFWMIYTSLD from the exons ATG CTATTGTGCCTGGCAGACCTAGAATTTGATTATATAAATCCTTATGACTCCTCAGCTCGAATAAATATGGTGGTTTTGCCAGAATATATTACGCAAGCTGTCCTGTGCTGCTTCTACCTTCTTACCAAGCATTGGATTCTGGcactcttctttcttccttatcTTTTTCACAATGTCCGATT GTATAGACAAGGAAGGCATTTGGTTGATGTTACTGAGATATTCAACCTGCTCACTTGGGAAAAGAAGCAAAGGCTTGTCAAACTCTTCTATCTTGTTTTTACCCTTTTCCTCTCTGTATTTTG GATGATTTACACATCATTGGATTAG
- the LOC114375446 gene encoding protein cornichon homolog 4-like isoform X1, with translation MDLLRLVVPLIILLTCDLLQLLCLADLEFDYINPYDSSARINMVVLPEYITQAVLCCFYLLTKHWILALFFLPYLFHNVRLYRQGRHLVDVTEIFNLLTWEKKQRLVKLFYLVFTLFLSVFWMIYTSLD, from the exons ATGGATTTGTTGCGTTTGGTTGTTCCATTAATTATCCTCTTAACATGTGATTTGTTGCAGCTATTGTGCCTGGCAGACCTAGAATTTGATTATATAAATCCTTATGACTCCTCAGCTCGAATAAATATGGTGGTTTTGCCAGAATATATTACGCAAGCTGTCCTGTGCTGCTTCTACCTTCTTACCAAGCATTGGATTCTGGcactcttctttcttccttatcTTTTTCACAATGTCCGATT GTATAGACAAGGAAGGCATTTGGTTGATGTTACTGAGATATTCAACCTGCTCACTTGGGAAAAGAAGCAAAGGCTTGTCAAACTCTTCTATCTTGTTTTTACCCTTTTCCTCTCTGTATTTTG GATGATTTACACATCATTGGATTAG
- the LOC114375326 gene encoding uncharacterized protein LOC114375326 yields MGGTVSTPPTHKFPLPTMETCDYVRPSKLLLNVTIENSLGAIQVLLSPEDTVADLVKAALLIYEKEKRRPLLKDTDPKCYDLHYSSYTLQSLKQNEKLKNLGSRNFFLCSKPLASFS; encoded by the exons ATGGGTGGAACCGTCTCTACTCCTCCGACACACAAGTTTCCGTTGCCGACCATGGAAACTTGTGACTACGTTCGGCCATCGAAACTTCTACTAAATGTAACTATCGAGAACAGCTTGGGCGCAATACAGGTGCTGTTGTCGCCTGAAGACACCGTCGCCGATTTGGTAAAGGCAGCATTGCTAATTTAtgaaaaggagaagaggaggcCACTCTTGAAGGACACTGACCCAAAGTGCTACGACCTTCACTATTCCTCCTACACCCTCCAAA GTTTGAAGCAAAATGAGAAGTTGAAGAACTTGGGGTCAAGGAACTTCTTTCTCTGCTCGAAGCCTCTGGCCTCTTTTTCCTAG
- the LOC114377536 gene encoding uncharacterized protein At4g22758-like isoform X2: protein MITAMLTLTAIIRGGAEEGRFSALKPFQMPFCLPLPPFPLHGFTLNRVVYVIIKRYEKEAKVVVNVTVEGSPGPVRTMVKLGSSVEDTIKRVVDKYTEEGRSPQIDPNMASSFQLHHSYFSLQSLDKSQVIADVGSRSFYLRKNNDASSFRWGSAPEIFTRGSTPSIANPPLLIPSFIARKISKIVRRAHRLWNIVLCSQ from the exons ATGATAACAGCGATGCTGACGTTGACGGCCATTATTCGAGGAGGAGCGGAGGAGGGTCGTTTTTCCGCCCTAAAACCTTTTCAGATGCCTTTCTGTCTTCCCCTTCCCCCTTTTCCTCTCCACGGATTCACACTAAACAG AGTTGTATATGTGATAATAAAGAGGTACGAGAAAGAAGCTAAGGTGGTAGTTAATGTGACCGTTGAGGGAAGTCCTGGGCCAGTCCGAACCATGGTTAAACTGGGGTCCAGTGTGGAGGATACTATCAAGCGTGTGGTCGATAAATATACAGAAGAAGGCAGGAGCCCCCAGATCGATCCTAATATGGCTTCTTCATTCCAATTGCATCACTCCTATTTCAGTCTCCAGA GTTTGGATAAATCACAAGTCATTGCGGATGTGGGTAGTAGAAGTTTTTATCTGCGGAAGAATAATGATGCATCTTCATTTCGTTGGGGAAGTGCTCCCGAAATATTCACACGTGGCTCCACTCCATCCATCGCAAATCCTCCATTGCTGATCCCTTCTTTCATTGCCCGCAAGATTAGCAAAATTGTAAGAAGAGCTCACCGCCTTTGGAACATTGTGCTTTGCTCACAGTGA
- the LOC114377536 gene encoding uncharacterized protein At4g22758-like isoform X1, with amino-acid sequence MSPRRSSPVVAARKNKAPHPSPSPRRRTKSKSRPIKILKRCSSAPLLSSHDNSDADVDGHYSRRSGGGSFFRPKTFSDAFLSSPSPFSSPRIHTKQRYEKEAKVVVNVTVEGSPGPVRTMVKLGSSVEDTIKRVVDKYTEEGRSPQIDPNMASSFQLHHSYFSLQSLDKSQVIADVGSRSFYLRKNNDASSFRWGSAPEIFTRGSTPSIANPPLLIPSFIARKISKIVRRAHRLWNIVLCSQ; translated from the exons ATGTCTCCACGGAGAAGTTCGCCGGTGGTTGCCGCCCGGAAAAATAAGGCGCCGCACCCCTCGCCGTCTCCCCGTCGTAGGACCAAGAGCAAGTCGAGGCCTATCAAGATCCTGAAGCGCTGTTCGTCGGCTCCTCTGCTTTCAAGCCATGATAACAGCGATGCTGACGTTGACGGCCATTATTCGAGGAGGAGCGGAGGAGGGTCGTTTTTCCGCCCTAAAACCTTTTCAGATGCCTTTCTGTCTTCCCCTTCCCCCTTTTCCTCTCCACGGATTCACACTAAACAG AGGTACGAGAAAGAAGCTAAGGTGGTAGTTAATGTGACCGTTGAGGGAAGTCCTGGGCCAGTCCGAACCATGGTTAAACTGGGGTCCAGTGTGGAGGATACTATCAAGCGTGTGGTCGATAAATATACAGAAGAAGGCAGGAGCCCCCAGATCGATCCTAATATGGCTTCTTCATTCCAATTGCATCACTCCTATTTCAGTCTCCAGA GTTTGGATAAATCACAAGTCATTGCGGATGTGGGTAGTAGAAGTTTTTATCTGCGGAAGAATAATGATGCATCTTCATTTCGTTGGGGAAGTGCTCCCGAAATATTCACACGTGGCTCCACTCCATCCATCGCAAATCCTCCATTGCTGATCCCTTCTTTCATTGCCCGCAAGATTAGCAAAATTGTAAGAAGAGCTCACCGCCTTTGGAACATTGTGCTTTGCTCACAGTGA
- the LOC114372932 gene encoding uncharacterized protein LOC114372932, translated as MASTTPSADSASADEVTAKAVNKRYEGLVTVRTKAIKGKGAWYWPHLEPMLLHNTETGLPKAVKLRCSLCDAVFSASNPSRTASEHLKRGTCPNFNSAAKPISSVSPSSAVAAMALSPPSSPTNHNHRKRISSSYDAPSQQQQPHLVLSGGKDDLGALAMLEDSVKKLKSPKTSAGPTLTKSQVDSAFDYLADWVYESCGSVSFSALEHPKFRAFLNQVGLPTVSIREFTGSRLDAKFEEAKAYSEARIRDALFFQVASEGWKWKGKKYCEEKLVNMSVNLPNGTSLHRRTLFVTGSAPSNYAQEVMWETLTGICGNVVQQCVGIVADKFKNKALRNLENRNPWMVNLSCQYQGFNSLIKDFNKELPFFNTVTQNCLRLASFINFKSQVRSSFDMYQQQEYGHTWLLRMPLPSRQFEYFDTVYAMMEDVLSSVRALQLLLLNENFKMASIENPNAREVGGMIRDVGFWNDLEAVHSLVKLVKEMVKEIETERPLVGQCLPLWGELRARVKDWCSKFHVAEAAVEKVIEKRFKKNYHPAWAAAYILDPLYLVRDTSGKYLPPFNYLTPEQEKDVDKLITRLVSRDEAHIVLMELMKWRTQGLDPVYARAVQMKERDPVTGKMRLVNPQSSRLVWETYLTEFKSLGRVAVRLIFLHATSRGFKCNWSSWRWVCSQGNSRAALDRAHKLIFIAAHSKFERKDFSTDEEKNAELFSLANGEDDVLNEVFVETSSA; from the coding sequence ATGGCGAGCACCACACCCTCTGCTGACTCAGCTTCAGCAGATGAAGTTACCGCAAAAGCCGTTAACAAGCGCTACGAAGGGCTGGTCACGGTTCGAACCAAAGCTATAAAGGGCAAAGGGGCTTGGTATTGGCCGCACCTGGAACCCATGTTGCTGCACAACACCGAAACGGGGCTCCCCAAAGCGGTCAAACTCAGGTGCTCCCTATGCGACGCCGTTTTCTCCGCTTCCAATCCTTCACGCACTGCTTCTGAGCATCTAAAGCGCGGAACCTGCCCCAATTTCAATTCCGCCGCCAAACCAATCTCCTCCGTGTCTCCCTCCTCCGCCGTCGCCGCCATGGCCTTGTCGCCTCCATCCTCTCCGACCAACCACAACCACCGCAAGAGAATTTCTTCTTCCTACGACGCGCCGTCGCAGCAACAGCAGCCGCATTTGGTGTTATCCGGTGGAAAGGACGATTTGGGAGCTTTGGCTATGTTGGAAGACAGTgtgaagaaattaaagagtccGAAAACTTCAGCCGGTCCAACTCTAACCAAAAGTCAAGTCGATAGCGCCTTTGATTATCTCGCTGATTGGGTCTACGAGTCTTGTGGCTCTGTCTCTTTTTCCGCTCTTGAGCACCCCAAGTTCAGAGCGTTTCTCAACCAGGTCGGGTTGCCAACAGTTTCTATCAGAGAGTTCACTGGAAGTAGATTGGATGCCAAGTTTGAAGAAGCTAAAGCATATTCAGAAGCGCGAATCAGAGATGCTTTGTTCTTTCAAGTAGCGTCGGAGGGATGGAAATGGAAGGGGAAGAAGTATTGTGAGGAGAAGTTGGTTAACATGAGCGTGAATCTCCCCAATGGGACCAGTTTGCACAGAAGGACCTTGTTTGTCACCGGCTCTGCTCCTTCCAATTATGCACAAGAGGTTATGTGGGAGACACTAACCGGCATTTGTGGGAATGTCGTGCAACAATGTGTTGGTATTGTTGCGGACAAGTTTAAGAACAAGGCCTTGAGAAACTTGGAGAATCGAAACCCTTGGATGGTTAACCTTTCTTGTCAGTACCAAGGCTTCAATAGTTTGATCAAGGACTTCAACAAGGAACTCCCCTTTTTTAACACCGTTACACAGAATTGTCTCAGGCTCGCCAGTTTCATCAATTTCAAGTCTCAGGTGAGGAGTAGTTTTGACATGTACCAACAGCAGGAGTACGGGCACACCTGGCTGCTCCGAATGCCATTGCCCTCTCGCCAGTTCGAGTATTTTGACACTGTGTATGCAATGATGGAGGATGTGTTGAGTTCGGTTCGTGCCTTGCAGTTGCTGCTGTTGAATGAGAACTTCAAAATGGCGTCAATTGAAAACCCGAATGCGAGGGAAGTTGGGGGCATGATTCGAGATGTGGGGTTTTGGAATGATTTGGAGGCTGTGCATTCGTTGGTTAAATTGGTGAAGGAGATGGTTAAAGAGATTGAGACAGAGAGGCCTCTTGTAGGACAATGCCTTCCCCTTTGGGGAGAGTTAAGGGCAAGAGTGAAGGATTGGTGCTCCAAATTCCATGTTGCAGAAGCGGCAGTAGAGAAAGTCATTGAAAAACGGTTCAAGAAAAACTACCACCCTGCTTGGGCTGCTGCTTACATTCTTGACCCTCTTTATTTGGTTAGGGACACGAGTGGCAAGTACCTTCCACCGTTTAATTACTTGACGCCGGAACAGGAGAAAGACGTGGACAAGCTCATAACAAGGCTTGTGTCAAGGGATGAGGCTCATATTGTGTTAATGGAGCTAATGAAATGGAGAACGCAAGGGCTTGATCCTGTGTATGCTCGTGCTGTGCAGATGAAGGAAAGAGATCCTGTTACTGGGAAAATGAGGCTTGTGAATCCACAAAGTAGTAGACTTGTGTGGGAAACTTATCTCACCGAGTTTAAGTCCCTGGGAAGAGTTGCAGTTAGGCTGATTTTCCTTCATGCAACCTCGCGTGGCTTCAAATGTAATTGGTCTTCGTGGAGATGGGTGTGTAGCCAAGGAAACTCCAGAGCAGCACTCGATAGGGCGCACAAGTTGATATTTATTGCAGCTCATTCCAAATTCGAAAGAAAGGATTTTTCCACTGATGAAGAGAAGAATGCGGAGTTGTTTAGCTTGGCAAATGGTGAGGATGATGTGCTGAACGAGGTTTTTGTGGAGACATCCTCAGCGtga